TTTATTCCTTCGCTAAGCCCCCTGTAGATCTCATCCTCAGAAATTTCATCTCCTGAAAAATACTTTTCCATAAGATTTTCATCATTTTCCACTGAATCTTCTATTAAAGTATTTCTTATCTTCTCAATTTTATCACTCAACCCGCTCGGAATTTCTATTTCCTTAGCGGTGTTATCTTCATACCTGTAAGCTTTTTTTGAAATCACATCAACAAACCCAATAAACTTTCCATTTTCCATTATTGGATACTGAATCGGGATTGCTTTTGGTGTTAAAACCTGATTAATTTTATCTACTACCTTTTCAAAATTGGCATTTTCCTCATCCATCTTGTTGACAAATATGAGCACTGGAAGTCCATGCTTTTGAGCAAGCTCCCATGCCTTTTCAGTACCAACCTGCACACCTGTCTTTGCCCCAATTACCAACACTGCAGAGTCAGCTACATGCAGCGCTTCATATACTTCTCCAACAAAGTCAAAGTATCCCGGCGTGTCAAGAATGTTTATCTTGCAGTCCCGCCACTCAAGAGGCTCTACTGTCATTGAAATTGAAATTCGCCTTTTTATCTCTTCAGGGTCAAAGTCTGAGGTGGTTGTACCATCTTCTATCCTTCCCATCCTGTCAATACACTTTGCAGCAAATAACATACTTTCTGTGAGGATTGTTTTTCCGTCCCCCCCATGACCAAGTAAAACCACATTTTTTATATACTGCGGCGCATAGTCTTTCATACAGGCATTCCCCCTTGTAACTAAAAATTTAATCTGTGTATGATAAATAAGATATTCTACAATAATATCAAAAATCCTTTTACTATATCCTCAATCCTTTTAGAAAATTTAAAAATGCAACCCGAGTAAAAAGCAAAAATTTGTAAAATGCTTATAAATTTTATTGACTTATAAAAAAAAATTGCTGTAAAATTTTATTATAAAAAATCTTTCCTAATATTTATCCTAAAAATAAAGGAGTTTTATGACAACATGAAAAAAGTGACAATTGATCAACTCGAAGAAGGTATGAAACTTGCGCGGGACGTATTTACTGAAAGTGGAAAGCTTTTGCTTCCGGAAGGATTTATCATCAAACCTTCATTTATTCAAAAGCTAAAAGAACACAATATCGATAGCGTATACGTAGAAGATGAAAAGGCAGAAAGTTATGTAAAAGAAGAAGTCATATACCACGAAACCTTTGTTGCCATTCAAGACCTGATGCTATCTGCAAAAACTGGAGAAGTTGTCGATATATTTGTTGCTAAAGAAATTGTAAATGACGTCGTAGCACAAATAATTGAAGAAGAGGATATATTTTTAAAAATTGTCGGATTTAGAGATGTTGATAATTATACATATTTTCACTCTGTAGATGTAAGTATTTTTGCCGCTATAATTGGAAAACTTTTGGGACTTGATAGGAAACAAATAGAAGATCTGGCTTTAGCCGCACTCTTGCATGATTTTGGCAAAATGAAAATTCCCCATGAAATATTAAATAAACCTGCAAAACTTACCGATGAAGAGTTTGAAGAAATGAAAAGACATACAATATATGGATACCAAATTGTAAAAAATATGGATGATATTTCTGAACAAATAGCAGAGGTAGTACTCTTGCACCACGAAAGACTTGACGGATCTGGTTATCCTCTTAAACTGAAAGGCGAAAAAATCCCTTTGTTTGCAAAAATTGTTGCAGTTGCAGATGTTTATGATGCTCTCACAGCAGATAGAGTTTATAAAAAGAAAATAGTTCCAACAAAAGCAGCAGATTATTTAACAAAGTATGCAGGTGTTCATTTTGACAAAGATATTGTTCAAAAATTTTTGAAGATGGTGGTAAAATATCCGGTGGGTTGCTTTGTTGTTCTAAATACAGGCGAAATTGCAATTGTGTATGAAGAAAATCCTTTTAACAAAACAAGACCTATCGTGAAAGTTGTTGCAAGAAAAGAAGGTCCACCTGTACTTAAACCTTATTTTGTGGACCTTGCTCAAGATAATAAAAGAGAAATTATTGATGTGATTAATTACTAACTCTTTTTGCTTACAAGACTTATATAAGGAACAGCATTTTCGCGGTAAGACGACACTATTCCTTTTTGTAGTTTAAAGTATCCGCAGGATGCAATCATAGCTGCGTTGTCAGTACAGTAATTAAAATCTGGCACAAAAAATTCTATACTGTGCTCGGCACATTTTTTACAAAATTCATCACGCAGCCTTGTGTTTGCTGCAACACCACCGGCAACTGCTATTTTCTTTATGTTAGTCTCAAGCGAAAGATTGATTGTCTTTTCTACAAGAATGTTTACTACTGTTTTTTGGAAAGATGCAGCAACATCCTCCACTTTAAATTCCTCGCCTTTCTGCCAAAGTCCATGAACATGGTTTATAACAGCAGATTTCAATCCGCTAAAACTAAAATTGTATCCCTCAACATCAGCAATAGGATATTTGTATTTATCTTCATCGCCCAGCTTTGCAATCTTGTTTATGGCAGGTCCACCAGGATAGCCAAGCCCTAAGTATCTTGCAATCTTGTCAAAAGCCTCGCCTGCTGCGTCGTCCCTTGTTTTTCCGACCACCTCATATTCTTCAAAATCTTTTAAAACAATTAAATTTGTATGCCCTCCAGAGACAACCAGAACAATCAGCGGTGGCATAAGCTGAGGGTATGTTATAAAATTGGCATAAATGTGCCCTTCAATGTGATTCACAGCAACAAATGGAAGCTTTTTAGAAAAGCTTAATGCCTTTGCAAACGAAAGCCCAACAAGAAGCGAACCTACAAGCCCAGGTCCGTACGTTGCAGCAACACCCTCTATATCGTCTACTGTTAAACCCGCCTGCTTGAACGCCATGTCAACAACGTATGAAATCTTTTCAACATGTTTGCGAGAAGCTATCTCCGGTACAACACCACCAAACTGGTGATGAATATCAATCTGAGAGTATATTACATTTGAAAGTACTTTTCTTCCATTCTCTACGATTGCAGCAGAGGTTTCATCGCATGATGTTTCAATTCCAAGTACAAGCATTTTTAATTATCAGCTCCTTATTCAAATTTTAGCACCTTTTATTATACCAAACTCTCATAGATTTTTATTTTTTTCTAACACACATTTTTGATATAATAGATTAGTCTAAAATTTAATAGGGGAGGTCATAAGTTTGACAGTATTTCAGGCAATCTTTTTAGGAATACTGCAAGGTCTTGGAGAATTCTTGCCAATTTCAAGCTCTGCACACTTGATAATCTTTCCATGGTTTTTTGGCTGGAAAGAGCACTCTCTTGTATTTGATGTTGCTCTTCATCTTGGAACACTCTTAGCGGTACTTGTATACTTTTGGAAGGATTACTTTGATATTGTAGTGCAAGGAATCTCAAAACCAAAATCTGAAAAAGGAAAATTGCTCTGGTTCATTATAGTTGCAACAATTCCCGGTGCACTTTTTGGCTACTTTTTAGAAGATACTGTAGAGTATGTTTTTAGAAAACAATATCTTTTTATTGCAATTGTACTTGCAGTGTTCGGCTTTATATTATATTATGTGGATGCAATTGCTAAAAATAAAATAGAGCTTTCAAAAATGAATGTGTATCATGCAGTTTTAATTGGTATCTCGCAAGCACTTGCTCTTTTTCCAGGTATTTCTCGGTCTGGCATAACAATGACAACTGGACTTTTACTTGGTCTTAAAAAAGAAGCTGCAGCTAAATTTTCGTTCTTGATGTCAGCACCTATTATACTTGGTGCCGGAGTTGTGTCGCTTTTAAAAAACATAAATCATGTGACTGCTGAGTTTTCAAACTTTGCAATTGGCTTTTTTACATCGGCAACAGTAGGTTTTCTGGCAATTCATTTTTTGCTTGGTATTGTCAAAAAAAGCGGTTTTAAAATTTTTGCATATTACAGATTTTTCTTGGCTGCAGTCATTTTAGCCTTCTATCTTTCGAAAGTATTGTAGATAAAATTAACATTACAATAATGCTAAGACCTATATATCCCATGAGAGAGTATAATTTTCTCAACAATACCTGAAACTGATTAAAACCTAAGAGAAGCGAAATAGTGATAACAACAAACTCAGCTTTTGAGTTTTTGATAGAATAGCAAAGTCCCATGTAATTTGCAAGAACTGTTGTAAGTATTTCTAAAAATGTACATGCAACAAGAATAGACTGCAAAAATATACTCTTTTCAGCTTTCAAAAGAGGCATCTGAGAAGTTTGAACGTTATTTTTTGAGAGCAATAGAGTATTTATAATGCTCAAAAGCAAAAAAATTAGTATTGATGATATTACTATTGATAATTTTATCTCCTCTTTATGAAATCTTTCCTTTAGCCTATTTACTACAGGAAATGCTAACAATGAATTGTAAGCAGAGTAAAGTAGAGGAGAAATAATATGTTGAAAAATATTTTTTGGTAAAGTATACTTTAAACTTTCAATTTGAAAGACTATCTCATTTTTATACACAGATTTTAGAAAAACAAAACCAACTGTTATAATTAAAATACTAACAACCACCTTATTTATATTTACAACTGCCAACAGACCATGCTTGAAAATCGCAATGCTCAACACAAAACAAAGCAGAGTAAAAACATACCTGCTTACTCCCAAAAATTCTTCTCCAAGCTGACCAAATGCAGAAAACATAACTATTAGCGTGATTATAGAAAAGAGCAAGATGTAAGCCCTAAATATCTTTAAAATCACTCTACTTTTAACCTTAATATCCAAAAGGTAAAGTAAAATGAGAAGTATCAAAATAGAAGAAAAACTAACATAAAAAATGCTTGTTTCTTTAAACTGAGAGAAAAAATAGAAAATTTCCTGACCTGTGGAAAAACCAGCACCTATTATTGAGCCAAGAACAGTTGATACGATTGCAAAAATTTTTCCCATGCGCGTTGGTTCTCCTAATATCTTTATATATTTCATAACTTATATGATATTTAAATTCAAAACACTATATGAAAGAGTTCTGGAGGAATTAAAAATGGAATTTATAAAACAAATATTTATTTCAATTGCTGAATATCTCTCTCAATTTGGTCATTTTGGCATATTTATAGGAATGACGCTTGAGTCTGCTTGCATTCCAATACCTTCTGAGGTCATCTTGCCACTTGGTGGATACCTTGCATATAAAGGAATTGGAAGTGTGCTTTCCATGACTATTGTGGCAACCTTAGGATGTTTGGCTGGTTCTATAATAGCATATGTAGTAGGGTACTTTGGCGGAAGGCCATTTATACTCAAATACGGCAAATACTTTTTTATATCAAGGCACGATTTCGAAAGGGCAGAAAAATTCTTTCAAAAAAGAGGAGAAATTACTATATTTATAAGTAGACTTTTGCCTGTAATAAGAACATTCATATCACTGCCAGCGGGTATTGCCAAGATGAACTTTATAAAATTTTGCATTTACACTGTTTTGGGTTCATTTCCATGGTGTTTGCTTTTTGTTTATCTTGGCAAAAAACTTGGCGATAATTGGAAGTCAATAGAAGAGCATTTAAAGGGTTTAGACTATCTTATATTAGCCTTAATAATTGCTGCAATTGTGGGTTATGTTGTCTATAAAATCTTCAAAGGCAAAAAGTCAGTTGAGGTTGAATAAATATAAATGTTGATGTATAATTATTAAAAACTTTTAAGTGAGGAGCCAAAACCATGAAGTTAGATGAGATAATCTCTTATGATTCACAGTACTATGTCAATGTGTTTGGCAGTCGAATACCACTTGTTTTCGAAAAAGGAGAAGGTTGCATTCTATTCGATAGTCAAAACAAAGAATATCTTGATTTTATATCTGGAATTTCTGTATGTAATCTGGGCCACAGCCACCCGAAATTTGTTACTGCTTTAAAAGACCAGATTGAAAAACTCATACACACATCAAGCCTGTTTTACATTGAACCTCAAGCACTTTTGGCAAAAAAACTTGCTGAAGTTTCTAAATTTGACAAAGTGTTTTTCTGTAACTCTGGGGCTGAGGCAAACGAGGCTGCAATAAAGCTTGTGAGAAATTATTTTTATAAAAAAGGGCTTTCAAAATATAAAATTATTACACTTGAAAATTCATTCCATGGAAGAACACTTGCAACAACTGCAGCAACAGGTCAGAAAAAGTATCAAAAGCCTTTTGAGCCAATGCCAGAAGGATTTATAAACATTGAGGCAGATATTGAAAAAATAAGAAATGCCATAGATGACAAAACAGCAGCGGTTATGATTGAACTTGTCCAGGCAGAAGGTGGAATAAAGGTGCTTTCAAAAGAACTTGTACAAAAACTTTTTAATTTTTGTAAAGAACATGGGCTTTTGTTTGTAATTGACGAGGTTCAAACAGGTATTGGAAGATGTGGCAGTCTTTTTTGTTTCGAGCAATATGATATAACTCCTGATATAATTACTCTTGCAAAAGGGCTTGGAAATGGGGTACCGATTGGAGCTATGCTTTGCAAAAAAGAGGTTGCTACATTTGAACCTGGTGAGCATGGTTCAACTTTTGGTGGAAATTTGCTTGCAACAAGAGCAGCTCTTGAGGTGTTGAGAATAATTGAAGAAGAAAATATAATTGAAAATGTAAACAAAATGGGGAATTATTTAAAGCAAAAGCTTCTTGAACTAAAAGAACAATTTGATTTTATGGTGGATGTTAGAGGTTTGGGCCTTTTAATAGGTGTTGAATTTTCTTTCCCTGTGAAAGAACTTGTAAAAGAGTTAGCTTTAGCCGGGCTTTTGACAAGCAGCTGCGGAGGCGGAAATGTTATAAGATTTGCTCCACCCCTGGTTGTCCAAAAGACTCACATAGATAAAGCCTTGGAAATCTTTAAAGACGTGGTGAAAAGGTATGCTGACATGGGAAGAGCTTGAAAATGCATGTATTTCATGTGAAAAATGCCCTATTTCTAAAAATCGCACAAACGTTGTGGTGGGTGATGGAAATAAAAACGCAAAGCTTGTATTTGTGGGTGAAGCACCTGGTGAAGAAGAAGACAAGCAAGGAAAACCGTTTGTAGGAAGAGCAGGAAAGTTTTTAGATTTAGCTTTGACCTCTTTAGAACTTTCAAGAGAAAAAGATTTTTATATCTGCAATATTTTAAAGTGCAGACCCCCAAATAACCGTGTTCCAACAGAAGCAGAAGCTCAAAACTGCTTGCCTTTTTTGAGAGCCCAGATAAAACTTATCTCTCCAAAAATAATTGTGTGCCTTGGTGCAACAGCTATGAAATATATTCTTGGTAAAGACCTCAAAATTACTCAAGACAGAGGAAAGTGGTTTGAAAAAGGTGGTTTTTGGATTATGGCTACATACCATCCAGCAGCACTTTTAAGGGACCCGGGCAAGAGAGAGGATTTTTACAGGGATTTGAAAAGTGTTAAGCAAAAGTTAGAAAAATTGATATAAAAAGGGGCTATCCAGTTATATTTTTTGGACAGCCCCTTGTTCTTTTATGGTATTTTTACTTTAACTACATTCCCACCTACTATCCTATCTGAATAAATAGCGTAAACTGTTATATAATAGTAATGTCCTTTCTTTAATTCTTTATACTCCCCGTTTATTAAATATTTATCTTTTGCCTTTACGTTTATCGAAGTTATGTTCTTATCCGAAATTGCTGCAAGCAAGCCATCTTTGTTAATATCAGGTGATGAACTGGACTCTGATACAACAACTCTATAACCTTGAAGTTTCTCGTTATCTATTCTTTCCCATTTCAGATTGATACACCACTGTCCCCACCATTTTACAGTTTTTGCTTGCAATTCAGGTCTTAATTTTGCAATCTCTAAATTTGAGTAATAAACTGCTTTTACGCTATTGCCAGATACAACCCTGTCTTGATACTGAGCTGTAATACTGAAGTAATACTCTTCTCCATCTTTTAAAAACTCTCCGAAATCCCCACCTTTGTAAGGTACGGTGTTGTCAATAATGTATTGAGTTGTGTTTTTGTCATTGATAAAGACCAAATAACCATTATTTGGGTATTTCGGTTCTTTCGTTTTCTTAGATATTACAATCCAGTAACCCACAAGACGAACATCCTCTATTTTTCGCCAGCTCAAAACAAATTTATTTTCTTTATATTCATATTTTACAGATGGTTTTTCAAAATAGTTTGGTATAACTGGTATTTTCATTTTTATAGCGTTGCCTTTTACATATACATTTCCTTCATAAATTGCTGTAATACTAAAATAATATTCCTCTCCGCTTTTTATATAAACTCCAAAATCGCCATTATTGTATTTTGAATTTACCCCAATTTCAACATAATTAACATTCCGGTCAGAAAAAATTTTGAAATAACCATCTTGCGGATACCCTGGAGAGCTATTATTTTTTGAGATAACAACTGCATATCCTTTCAATTTTTTATCATTTATTTTATTCCAAACAAGTACAACTTTATCGCCTTTTGTATAAGCTGCAACATTAGGTGCAGAATAATTATTTTGCTGATTGTTATTTGTTGAAGAATTATTGTCATAGGTAATCTTTTCTTCCATTAATTGGGTATTCAAAACATTGTATAGTAGCATTGCAGCCTGAGCACGAGTAAGAATTCCCTGTGGCTCAAATTTATATTGATTAGAATTTGGAACCGGGCTTCCTACCATAATACCTTTTGCAATAGCAATTGCAACATATTTAGCAAGGTTCTTCGATATTTGGTCTTTGTCAATGTAGTTGTTCAAAATATTCATATCAACATTTTCATTCTGCAGCCCCTTTGCCTTTACAAGAGCAACTGCCATATCTTCCCTTACCGCATAATCAGATGGTTTGAAATAATCTCCATTTTGAGTCCTAAAACCTGTCAAATAATATTTTGCACTCTCAACATAAGGATATGCCCAGTGGTCTTTCGGGACGTCTTTAAATGATGGTTCATCTGTTACTTTGATTGGAAGATTCAAGCTAATTACCATAATCCTCGCAAATTCTGCTCTTGTAACTGGATTATCAGGTCTGAATGTATTGTCTGGATAGCCTATTATAATTCCTCTTTCTACCATAAATTTTACAGCATTATATGCCCAGTGATTTTGAGGAAGGTCAGAAAAAATTGGATTTGATTGATTTTGAGAAAAAGAAACTCCAAAAGATAAAGACATTACAAAGACTAATACCAAAAAGCCTGACAATATTTTTTTGAAATATTGGTACATCTTCCTCTAACCCCTTTCAAAAAATTAAGTTCTTATTCAATAACATTATATCTAATATTTGTATAATTAATATTATGATATTATTACAGAACTATGTAAATTTTTGTTTTATTTTTCTCATTGAAACCGCACTAACTTTTTGAGATAATCATAGTACATACTATATTAAAATTCCGGTGGTTGGTGATATGCTTGAAGTATATGAACAAATTACAAAGCTTAAAAATATAATTGAACGATTCAGCAGCTTTATCATTAATGCTTCTTCCGAAAAAGATATAAACGAAATACTTCTAATGACAATTGATACCTGCTTAGAGTTGACAGGAAGCGATGGTGCAACAATCTATCTAAAGGAAACGATAGACCAAGAAGAAAAGCTTGTTATAAGAGCTACAAAAAATCTGTCTGTTAACTTTGAATTTTATTTAGGATATTCCCTACCTGTTTCCCCAATTAGCCTTTGCGGATATGCAGCAGTATACCAAAAACCTGTTGTTATAAACGATACTTTGAATTTGCCTGAAAATCACGAATTTAGACAGTTCAAATTCTTTGATAAGAGTTTACATTATGTTACAATCAATACTATAACAGCTCCCATATTTGATTTTGGTAATAATCTCCTGGGAGTGTTGCAGGTAATTAATAAGAAAGCAAAACCAAATATAAAATTAGATGAAACCAATGCTACCCTTTTTACTATTAGTTATACTGAGACAGATGTAAAGCTCACATTAGCAATTTCTTCTATTGTAGGTACTTTTCTTGACAGAGCTAAAGCATATGAAAAATTTGAAGTATCTATTACTAATACACAAAAGATGCTGGCTAATATGTTTGATTCTGTAAAAAAGTCTATTTCAGTTTTAAATGATATTTTAGTAAGCAGTCAACAAAAATTCATAGAGTCTTTACAAACCGAAAAGAAAGAAAAAATTCTTTCACTCAAAGAAGGAATAGAACTATTTAAAAAACAATACCAGCTTTCCAAAATTACTGAAACAATCATGAGCATAACTTATCTGATAACAAGAAATGTGGATACAAAGGTGATAGATGTTCTGCATGAAGTTATTTCAACAGAAATAAGAGTTTATGATATACCTGTAAAAGTAAATAATAGCGAATATGCAATTTTTCTTCACAATGTCGACATAATAAAAGCACGGATGATTGCTAAAAGAATAGAACGTAAGGTTTTTGAAAAGCTTAAACTCAACGAAATGCTATCTACCTCATTAAAATTTTTATGGAGTTTTTATGAATTAAAACCTGACGAAGAAAAAAATATTGAAGAAATACTTAGTTATTTGCAAAAAATAGCTAAAGAGAACGAAGGTGAAATTACAACATGAAAACACCTGTATTGAACTTTTTAGGAATAGGAAGTGCTTTTAATCCCTACTTTAATAATACTTCTGCTTATTTTGAATTTGACTCAGAATTATTTTTAATTGACTGTGGTGAAGGTATATTTTCAAGTCTTTATAAACTTAAACTGCTTGAAAAATACAAAACAATTAACGTTCTTATAACCCATACTCATTCAGATCACATAGCTACTTTAGGTCATTTACTTCTTTTCTGTTTCTATGAACTAAACAAAAGAGTTAAAATTTTTTTCCCAGAAGAATCTTTAATTTCTTCTTTGCTCAGCGGTATGGGCGTAGCAAAATATACTTACGAATTAATAAAGTTACAGAACCCATTTATATATAAAGAAATTTTGACGATAATATCAATAGAACAAATACATGTTAATGAAATTCCTTGTTTTGGCTATTTAATTAAAACAAAAGAATGCTGTTTTTTCTACAGCGGTGATTCAAGAACTTTAAATCGGATAATTCTTGAAAAATTTTTGAAAAACGAAATTGACTTTTTGTACCAAGACACATGTTTTGAAAACACAAATGAAAATCATCCTCATCTTT
The DNA window shown above is from Caldicellulosiruptor owensensis OL and carries:
- a CDS encoding S-layer homology domain-containing protein, which gives rise to MYQYFKKILSGFLVLVFVMSLSFGVSFSQNQSNPIFSDLPQNHWAYNAVKFMVERGIIIGYPDNTFRPDNPVTRAEFARIMVISLNLPIKVTDEPSFKDVPKDHWAYPYVESAKYYLTGFRTQNGDYFKPSDYAVREDMAVALVKAKGLQNENVDMNILNNYIDKDQISKNLAKYVAIAIAKGIMVGSPVPNSNQYKFEPQGILTRAQAAMLLYNVLNTQLMEEKITYDNNSSTNNNQQNNYSAPNVAAYTKGDKVVLVWNKINDKKLKGYAVVISKNNSSPGYPQDGYFKIFSDRNVNYVEIGVNSKYNNGDFGVYIKSGEEYYFSITAIYEGNVYVKGNAIKMKIPVIPNYFEKPSVKYEYKENKFVLSWRKIEDVRLVGYWIVISKKTKEPKYPNNGYLVFINDKNTTQYIIDNTVPYKGGDFGEFLKDGEEYYFSITAQYQDRVVSGNSVKAVYYSNLEIAKLRPELQAKTVKWWGQWCINLKWERIDNEKLQGYRVVVSESSSSPDINKDGLLAAISDKNITSINVKAKDKYLINGEYKELKKGHYYYITVYAIYSDRIVGGNVVKVKIP
- the tsaD gene encoding tRNA (adenosine(37)-N6)-threonylcarbamoyltransferase complex transferase subunit TsaD; translated protein: MLVLGIETSCDETSAAIVENGRKVLSNVIYSQIDIHHQFGGVVPEIASRKHVEKISYVVDMAFKQAGLTVDDIEGVAATYGPGLVGSLLVGLSFAKALSFSKKLPFVAVNHIEGHIYANFITYPQLMPPLIVLVVSGGHTNLIVLKDFEEYEVVGKTRDDAAGEAFDKIARYLGLGYPGGPAINKIAKLGDEDKYKYPIADVEGYNFSFSGLKSAVINHVHGLWQKGEEFKVEDVAASFQKTVVNILVEKTINLSLETNIKKIAVAGGVAANTRLRDEFCKKCAEHSIEFFVPDFNYCTDNAAMIASCGYFKLQKGIVSSYRENAVPYISLVSKKS
- a CDS encoding MBL fold metallo-hydrolase, with protein sequence MKTPVLNFLGIGSAFNPYFNNTSAYFEFDSELFLIDCGEGIFSSLYKLKLLEKYKTINVLITHTHSDHIATLGHLLLFCFYELNKRVKIFFPEESLISSLLSGMGVAKYTYELIKLQNPFIYKEILTIISIEQIHVNEIPCFGYLIKTKECCFFYSGDSRTLNRIILEKFLKNEIDFLYQDTCFENTNENHPHLSLSELTYLIPPEKRKNVYCIHIDRNFNINYAKNLGFNIPEQTKT
- a CDS encoding uracil-DNA glycosylase, which translates into the protein MLTWEELENACISCEKCPISKNRTNVVVGDGNKNAKLVFVGEAPGEEEDKQGKPFVGRAGKFLDLALTSLELSREKDFYICNILKCRPPNNRVPTEAEAQNCLPFLRAQIKLISPKIIVCLGATAMKYILGKDLKITQDRGKWFEKGGFWIMATYHPAALLRDPGKREDFYRDLKSVKQKLEKLI
- a CDS encoding HD-GYP domain-containing protein, with the translated sequence MKKVTIDQLEEGMKLARDVFTESGKLLLPEGFIIKPSFIQKLKEHNIDSVYVEDEKAESYVKEEVIYHETFVAIQDLMLSAKTGEVVDIFVAKEIVNDVVAQIIEEEDIFLKIVGFRDVDNYTYFHSVDVSIFAAIIGKLLGLDRKQIEDLALAALLHDFGKMKIPHEILNKPAKLTDEEFEEMKRHTIYGYQIVKNMDDISEQIAEVVLLHHERLDGSGYPLKLKGEKIPLFAKIVAVADVYDALTADRVYKKKIVPTKAADYLTKYAGVHFDKDIVQKFLKMVVKYPVGCFVVLNTGEIAIVYEENPFNKTRPIVKVVARKEGPPVLKPYFVDLAQDNKREIIDVINY
- a CDS encoding GAF domain-containing protein, with the translated sequence MLEVYEQITKLKNIIERFSSFIINASSEKDINEILLMTIDTCLELTGSDGATIYLKETIDQEEKLVIRATKNLSVNFEFYLGYSLPVSPISLCGYAAVYQKPVVINDTLNLPENHEFRQFKFFDKSLHYVTINTITAPIFDFGNNLLGVLQVINKKAKPNIKLDETNATLFTISYTETDVKLTLAISSIVGTFLDRAKAYEKFEVSITNTQKMLANMFDSVKKSISVLNDILVSSQQKFIESLQTEKKEKILSLKEGIELFKKQYQLSKITETIMSITYLITRNVDTKVIDVLHEVISTEIRVYDIPVKVNNSEYAIFLHNVDIIKARMIAKRIERKVFEKLKLNEMLSTSLKFLWSFYELKPDEEKNIEEILSYLQKIAKENEGEITT
- a CDS encoding DedA family protein — encoded protein: MEFIKQIFISIAEYLSQFGHFGIFIGMTLESACIPIPSEVILPLGGYLAYKGIGSVLSMTIVATLGCLAGSIIAYVVGYFGGRPFILKYGKYFFISRHDFERAEKFFQKRGEITIFISRLLPVIRTFISLPAGIAKMNFIKFCIYTVLGSFPWCLLFVYLGKKLGDNWKSIEEHLKGLDYLILALIIAAIVGYVVYKIFKGKKSVEVE
- the uppP gene encoding undecaprenyl-diphosphatase UppP, giving the protein MTVFQAIFLGILQGLGEFLPISSSAHLIIFPWFFGWKEHSLVFDVALHLGTLLAVLVYFWKDYFDIVVQGISKPKSEKGKLLWFIIVATIPGALFGYFLEDTVEYVFRKQYLFIAIVLAVFGFILYYVDAIAKNKIELSKMNVYHAVLIGISQALALFPGISRSGITMTTGLLLGLKKEAAAKFSFLMSAPIILGAGVVSLLKNINHVTAEFSNFAIGFFTSATVGFLAIHFLLGIVKKSGFKIFAYYRFFLAAVILAFYLSKVL
- a CDS encoding aspartate aminotransferase family protein yields the protein MKLDEIISYDSQYYVNVFGSRIPLVFEKGEGCILFDSQNKEYLDFISGISVCNLGHSHPKFVTALKDQIEKLIHTSSLFYIEPQALLAKKLAEVSKFDKVFFCNSGAEANEAAIKLVRNYFYKKGLSKYKIITLENSFHGRTLATTAATGQKKYQKPFEPMPEGFINIEADIEKIRNAIDDKTAAVMIELVQAEGGIKVLSKELVQKLFNFCKEHGLLFVIDEVQTGIGRCGSLFCFEQYDITPDIITLAKGLGNGVPIGAMLCKKEVATFEPGEHGSTFGGNLLATRAALEVLRIIEEENIIENVNKMGNYLKQKLLELKEQFDFMVDVRGLGLLIGVEFSFPVKELVKELALAGLLTSSCGGGNVIRFAPPLVVQKTHIDKALEIFKDVVKRYADMGRA